A genomic region of Cannabis sativa cultivar Pink pepper isolate KNU-18-1 chromosome 1, ASM2916894v1, whole genome shotgun sequence contains the following coding sequences:
- the LOC115707578 gene encoding single myb histone 3-like isoform X1, producing MGNPKQKWTSEEEEALRAGVAKHGTGKWKDIQRDPEFNPYLVNRSNIDLKDKWRNMSCSANGQGPREKSRTVKAKANSDAPASQVSTPQTAVPAPAARDSAAVPSTDDSSKALPDGKNSSMYNTMIFEALSTLKEPNGSDTSAIVSYIEQRHEVPQNFRRLLSTRLRRLVSQDKLEKVQNCYKVKSNVDASFGTKTPALKAENQPRPLQTTVYRTTTDVVDEAGNAAYKIAEAENKSFVAAEAVKEADRISEMAEDTESLLQLAKEIFEKLFLTLQVRRVNACTQHSIRAESHALLIFENEPLY from the exons ATGGGTAATCCGAAGCAGAAGTGGACTTCGGAGGAAGAAGAAGCTCTAAGAGCAGGAGTCGCAAAGCATGGGACTGGAAAGTGGAAGGATATTCAGAGAGACCCCGAGTTCAATCCCTATCTTGTCAATCGTTCCAATATTGATCTCAAG GACAAATGGCGGAATATGAGTTGTAGTGCCAATGGCCAAGGTCCCAGGGAAAAGTCGAGAACCGTGAAAGCTAAAGCTAACTCAGATGCCCCTGCTAGTCAGGTGTCTACTCCACAGACCGCCGTCCCTGCTCCAGCTGCCCGTGATTCCGCAGCAGTTCCAAGCACGGATGATTCTTCCAAAGCTTTGCCAGATGGAAAAAACTCTTCAAT GTACAATACAATGATTTTTGAAGCCCTTTCTACCTTGAAAGAACCCAATGGATCAGACACTAGTGCAATTGTAAGCTATATTGAg CAAAGACACGAGGTTCCCCAAAACTTTAGGAGGCTATTAAGTACAAGGCTGAGAAGGCTGGTCTCACAAGACAAACTCGAAAAG GTTCAAAATTGCTACAAGGTGAAAAGCAATGTGGATGCCTCATTTGGAACAAAGACGCCTGCACTAAAAGCAGAAAATCAACCCCGCCCATTGCAGACTACTGTTTACAGGACCACTACTGATGTAGTAGACGAAGCAGGTAATGCTGCCTACAAGATAGCTGAAgctgaaaataaatcatttgtGGCAGCTGAAGCAGTGAAGGAGGCAGATAGGATTTCCGAGATGGCCGAAGACACAGAATCACTTCTGCAGTTAGCAAAAGAGATATTTGAGAAAT TGTTTCTAACTTTACAGGTTCGCAGGGTGAATGCGTGTACACAGCATAGCATAAGAGCTGAAAGCCATGCTCTACTCATTTTTGAAAATGAACCCTTGTATTAA
- the LOC115707578 gene encoding single myb histone 3-like isoform X2: MGNPKQKWTSEEEEALRAGVAKHGTGKWKDIQRDPEFNPYLVNRSNIDLKDKWRNMSCSANGQGPREKSRTVKAKANSDAPASQVSTPQTAVPAPAARDSAAVPSTDDSSKALPDGKNSSMYNTMIFEALSTLKEPNGSDTSAIVSYIEQRHEVPQNFRRLLSTRLRRLVSQDKLEKVQNCYKVKSNVDASFGTKTPALKAENQPRPLQTTVYRTTTDVVDEAGNAAYKIAEAENKSFVAAEAVKEADRISEMAEDTESLLQLAKEIFEKCSQGECVYTA, from the exons ATGGGTAATCCGAAGCAGAAGTGGACTTCGGAGGAAGAAGAAGCTCTAAGAGCAGGAGTCGCAAAGCATGGGACTGGAAAGTGGAAGGATATTCAGAGAGACCCCGAGTTCAATCCCTATCTTGTCAATCGTTCCAATATTGATCTCAAG GACAAATGGCGGAATATGAGTTGTAGTGCCAATGGCCAAGGTCCCAGGGAAAAGTCGAGAACCGTGAAAGCTAAAGCTAACTCAGATGCCCCTGCTAGTCAGGTGTCTACTCCACAGACCGCCGTCCCTGCTCCAGCTGCCCGTGATTCCGCAGCAGTTCCAAGCACGGATGATTCTTCCAAAGCTTTGCCAGATGGAAAAAACTCTTCAAT GTACAATACAATGATTTTTGAAGCCCTTTCTACCTTGAAAGAACCCAATGGATCAGACACTAGTGCAATTGTAAGCTATATTGAg CAAAGACACGAGGTTCCCCAAAACTTTAGGAGGCTATTAAGTACAAGGCTGAGAAGGCTGGTCTCACAAGACAAACTCGAAAAG GTTCAAAATTGCTACAAGGTGAAAAGCAATGTGGATGCCTCATTTGGAACAAAGACGCCTGCACTAAAAGCAGAAAATCAACCCCGCCCATTGCAGACTACTGTTTACAGGACCACTACTGATGTAGTAGACGAAGCAGGTAATGCTGCCTACAAGATAGCTGAAgctgaaaataaatcatttgtGGCAGCTGAAGCAGTGAAGGAGGCAGATAGGATTTCCGAGATGGCCGAAGACACAGAATCACTTCTGCAGTTAGCAAAAGAGATATTTGAGAAAT GTTCGCAGGGTGAATGCGTGTACACAGCATAG